Proteins encoded by one window of Cucurbita pepo subsp. pepo cultivar mu-cu-16 chromosome LG14, ASM280686v2, whole genome shotgun sequence:
- the LOC111810747 gene encoding chaperone protein dnaJ 13 isoform X1 translates to MEEEEEAGPPNKDLYALLHISPEASDEEIRKAYRQWAQVYHPDKYQSPHMKDIATENFQRICEAYEILTDENKRQIYDIYGMEGLTSGLELGPKLNRADEIKEELERLRKRKEEEKISAHFRPSGTILANMSLPHFLVGDGIMRGMAITSEVQSQISKNNTVGIGGNLAVTGNVGGGAASALFRHQFSSVSSVEFMASAGLRSLIGVQASRHLTSHSTATMGISMSLEDGSLNLSNSWTRQLSETANGNIQLTLGPESSVAVGWQKKEEKRSVAGEVKFSTSSFGASAHYTHRFSVKSHGRIAGRVGSTMLELELGGGRKLSKFSAVRMLYSIGIQGIFWKFELHRGGQKLIIPILISRHLNPVFAAGAFIFPTSAYFLLKKFLVKPYYQRREKQKALENMQKTSAQVREARAAAEKAQQLLQNVANRKRNRQSEIGGLVITKAIYGNQKELKKRDELMEQNDESSLRIIDVTLPLNFLVNDSGQLKLHEGVKKSGIMGFCDPCPGEPKQLYVEYTYGGKTFEVVVDDYEELLIPRPSQQI, encoded by the exons atggaggaagaagaagaagctgggCCTCCCAATAAGGATTTGTACGCTCTGCTTCACATTTCACCCGAAGCTTCCGACGAAGAAATCCGAAAAGCTTACCGCCAATGGGCTCAAGTCTATCATCCCGATAAATATCAATCTCCTCAT ATGAAAGATATTGCTACAGAGAACTTTCAACGAATCTGCGAAGCATACGAAATCTTAACCGATGAGAATAAAAGACAGATATATGACATCTATGGCATGGAAGGATTGACTTCTGGTTTGGAACTAGGTCCAAAGCTGAATAGAGCAGATGAGATAAAGGAAGAGCTTGAAAGGTTGCggaaaaggaaggaagaagaaaaaatttcagCACATTTCAGACCTTCTGGTACCATACTGGCCAATATGTCTTTGCCACATTTTTTGGTGGGCGATGGCATCATGAGAGG aatgGCCATTACAAGTGAAGTTCAgtctcaaatttcaaaaaataataccGTTGGAATAGGAGGAAATTTGGCAGTTACTGGGAACGTCGGTGGCGGGGCTGCTTCTGCACTGTTTCGTCATCAATTTTCTTCAGTTTCTTCCGTAGAATTTATGGCTTCAGCTGGTTTAAGATCACTTATTGGGGTGCAAGCATCTCG tcATCTTACATCGCACTCAACGGCAACAATGGGTATTTCAATGTCATTGGAAGATGGATCATTGAATCTGTCCAATTCTTGGACTCGCCAACTTTCTGAAACAGCAAACGGAAAT ATACAACTTACTTTAGGCCCAGAGTCATCTGTTGCAGTTGGATggcagaagaaagaagagaaaaggtcTGTTGCCGGAGAGGTGAAG TTTAGCACAAGTTCTTTTGGGGCATCTGCCCATTATACTCATCGCTTCTCTGTAAAGTCTCATGGCCGAATTGCTGGGAGAGTTGGAAG CACCATGCTTGAGCTTGAACTTGGTGGTGGGAGGAAATTATCCAAATTCAGTGCTGTTCGCATGTTGTATTCAATTGGGATTCAG GGTATCTTTTGGAAGTTTGAATTGCATCGTGGAGGTCAAAAATTGATCATTCCA ATTCTGATTTCCAGGCATTTGAACCCTGTGTTTGCAGCCGGAGCATTCATTTTTCCCACTTCGGCTTACTTTTTGCTCAAG AAATTTTTGGTAAAACCTTATTACCAGAGAAGGGAAAAACAAAAGGCGTTAGAGAACATGCAAAAAACTTCTGCTCAG GTGCGAGAAGCAAGAGCTGCTGCTGAGAAAGCTCAACAGCTACTGCAAAATGTAGCCaataggaaaagaaacagGCAATCTGAAATTGGTGGACTTGTTATTACTAAAGCAATTTATGGAAATCAGaaggaattgaagaaaagggaTGAATTAATGGAACAAAATGATGAGTCGTCTCTAAGAATTATAGATGTGACTTTGCCGCTAAACTTCTTGGTTAATGATTCTGGGCAGCTAAAG CTCCATGAAGGGGTAAAGAAGTCGGGTATCATGGGATTTTGTGATCCGTGCCCCGGAGAACCAAAACAGTTGTATGTTGAGTATACCTATGGTGGCAAGACATTTGAG GTGGTTGTGGATGATTATGAGGAGTTGCTAATACCAAGGCCATCGCAGCAAATCTAA
- the LOC111810747 gene encoding chaperone protein dnaJ 13 isoform X2 — translation MEEEEEAGPPNKDLYALLHISPEASDEEIRKAYRQWAQVYHPDKYQSPHMKDIATENFQRICEAYEILTDENKRQIYDIYGMEGLTSGLELGPKLNRADEIKEELERLRKRKEEEKISAHFRPSGTILANMSLPHFLVGDGIMRGMAITSEVQSQISKNNTVGIGGNLAVTGNVGGGAASALFRHQFSSVSSVEFMASAGLRSLIGVQASRHLTSHSTATMGISMSLEDGSLNLSNSWTRQLSETANGNIQLTLGPESSVAVGWQKKEEKRSVAGEVKFSTSSFGASAHYTHRFSVKSHGRIAGRVGSTMLELELGGGRKLSKFSAVRMLYSIGIQGIFWKFELHRGGQKLIIPILISRHLNPVFAAGAFIFPTSAYFLLKKFLVKPYYQRREKQKALENMQKTSAQVREARAAAEKAQQLLQNVANRKRNRQSEIGGLVITKAIYGNQKELKKRDELMEQNDESSLRIIDVTLPLNFLVNDSGQLKNEPVPMQQTHNNFNFLIAP, via the exons atggaggaagaagaagaagctgggCCTCCCAATAAGGATTTGTACGCTCTGCTTCACATTTCACCCGAAGCTTCCGACGAAGAAATCCGAAAAGCTTACCGCCAATGGGCTCAAGTCTATCATCCCGATAAATATCAATCTCCTCAT ATGAAAGATATTGCTACAGAGAACTTTCAACGAATCTGCGAAGCATACGAAATCTTAACCGATGAGAATAAAAGACAGATATATGACATCTATGGCATGGAAGGATTGACTTCTGGTTTGGAACTAGGTCCAAAGCTGAATAGAGCAGATGAGATAAAGGAAGAGCTTGAAAGGTTGCggaaaaggaaggaagaagaaaaaatttcagCACATTTCAGACCTTCTGGTACCATACTGGCCAATATGTCTTTGCCACATTTTTTGGTGGGCGATGGCATCATGAGAGG aatgGCCATTACAAGTGAAGTTCAgtctcaaatttcaaaaaataataccGTTGGAATAGGAGGAAATTTGGCAGTTACTGGGAACGTCGGTGGCGGGGCTGCTTCTGCACTGTTTCGTCATCAATTTTCTTCAGTTTCTTCCGTAGAATTTATGGCTTCAGCTGGTTTAAGATCACTTATTGGGGTGCAAGCATCTCG tcATCTTACATCGCACTCAACGGCAACAATGGGTATTTCAATGTCATTGGAAGATGGATCATTGAATCTGTCCAATTCTTGGACTCGCCAACTTTCTGAAACAGCAAACGGAAAT ATACAACTTACTTTAGGCCCAGAGTCATCTGTTGCAGTTGGATggcagaagaaagaagagaaaaggtcTGTTGCCGGAGAGGTGAAG TTTAGCACAAGTTCTTTTGGGGCATCTGCCCATTATACTCATCGCTTCTCTGTAAAGTCTCATGGCCGAATTGCTGGGAGAGTTGGAAG CACCATGCTTGAGCTTGAACTTGGTGGTGGGAGGAAATTATCCAAATTCAGTGCTGTTCGCATGTTGTATTCAATTGGGATTCAG GGTATCTTTTGGAAGTTTGAATTGCATCGTGGAGGTCAAAAATTGATCATTCCA ATTCTGATTTCCAGGCATTTGAACCCTGTGTTTGCAGCCGGAGCATTCATTTTTCCCACTTCGGCTTACTTTTTGCTCAAG AAATTTTTGGTAAAACCTTATTACCAGAGAAGGGAAAAACAAAAGGCGTTAGAGAACATGCAAAAAACTTCTGCTCAG GTGCGAGAAGCAAGAGCTGCTGCTGAGAAAGCTCAACAGCTACTGCAAAATGTAGCCaataggaaaagaaacagGCAATCTGAAATTGGTGGACTTGTTATTACTAAAGCAATTTATGGAAATCAGaaggaattgaagaaaagggaTGAATTAATGGAACAAAATGATGAGTCGTCTCTAAGAATTATAGATGTGACTTTGCCGCTAAACTTCTTGGTTAATGATTCTGGGCAGCTAAAG AATGAACCCGTTCCCATGCAACAGACCCATAACAACTTCAACTTCTTGATCGCACCCTAA
- the LOC111809998 gene encoding putative glucuronosyltransferase PGSIP8, with translation MRFDGVLRISAVLVVVLAAVMVEESSAEYTKMKTKTMKHRNAYATMMYMGTPRDYEFYVATRVLIRSLAKLNVEADLVVIASRDVPVRWERALKEEDGAKVVSVDNVNNPYRNQSNFDKRFKLTLNKLYAWSLVDYDRVVMLDSDNLFLQKTDELFQCGQFCAVFINPCIFHTGLFVLQPSKRVFDDMINEVRVGRENPDGADQGFIGSYFPELLNQPMFYPPSNGSILDGNFRLPLGYQMDATYYYLRLRWSIPCGPNSVITFPGAPWLKPWYWWSWPVLPLGLQWHEQRRRTLGYGGELPVVFIQILLYLGILAMIRLARPNLTRLSHRRSEKPAASFQFALKLAAFWSILAAYAIPFLIIPTTIHPLLGWGLFLLGSSTFSFLAATVFLLPILSVLVPSLGIFGVLLVMAFPWYPDGVVRGLCIFVYAFCAAPVVWTAAVRMAAAIRSSIDRDAFFAVKSGESLSPSRFNKWC, from the exons ATGAGATTCGACGGAGTTTTGAGGATTTCGGCGGTGCTGGTGGTGGTGCTAGCGGCGGTGATGGTTGAAGAATCGAGTGCGGAGTATACGAAGATGAAAACGAAAACGATGAAGCACAGAAACGCTTATGCAACGATGATGTACATGGGAACACCGAGGGACTACGAGTTCTATGTAGCGACGAGAGTGTTGATTAGATCGCTTGCGAAGCTTAACGTTGAAGCCGATCTCGTCGTCATTGCTTCTCGCGATGTGCCCGTCCGTTGGGAGCGTGCTCT gaaggaagaagatggagCGAAGGTGGTGAGTGTGGATAATGTAAACAACCCATATAGGAACCAATCCAATTTTGACAAGAGGTTCAAGCTAACATTGAACAAACTATATGCATGGAGCTTGGTGGACTACGATAGAGTGGTGATGTTGGATTCTGACAACCTCTTCCTCCAGAAAACCGACGAGCTCTTCCAATGTGGTCAGTTTTGTGCCGTCTTCATCAACCCTTGCATTTTCCACACCGGcctttttgttcttcag CCATCGAAGAGGGTATTTGATGACATGATTAATGAGGTGAGAGTGGGGAGAGAGAACCCAGATGGTGCAGATCAAGGCTTCATCGGCAGCTACTTCCCTGAGCTGCTCAACCAGCCCATGTTCTATCCTCCCTCTAACGGCTCCATTCTTGATGGCAACTTTAGGCTCCCCTTGGGCTACCAAATGGATGCTACTTACTATT ATCTAAGATTACGATGGAGCATCCCGTGTGGTCCAAATAGCGTAATAACGTTTCCTGGGGCACCATGGTTGAAGCCATGGTATTGGTGGTCGTGGCCCGTCTTACCTCTTGGCCTCCAATGGCACGAACAACGTCGTCGCACCCTTGG GTACGGAGGGGAGTTGCCGGTTGTTTTCATCCAGATTCTGCTCTACCTAGGGATTCTCGCCATGATCCGTCTCGCCCGCCCTAATCTCACCAGGCTCTCCCACCGCCGATCGGAAAAACCCGCCGCCTCCTTCCAATTCGCCCTCAAACTCGCCGCCTTCTGGTCCATCCTCGCCGCCTACGCCATTCCATTCCTCATCATTCCCACCACCATCCACCCGCTCCTCGGCTGGGGACTCTTCTTGCTAGGCTCATCCACCTTCTCCTTCCTCGCCGCTACCGTCTTTCTTCTCCCCATCCTCTCCGTCCTCGTCCCGTCCCTCGGAATCTTCGGCGTCCTTCTCGTCATGGCCTTTCCCTGGTATCCCGACGGCGTGGTCAGAGGACTCTGCATTTTCGTATACGCCTTCTGCGCGGCGCCGGTAGTCTGGACGGCGGCGGTGAGGATGGCGGCGGCAATCCGGTCTTCGATTGACAGAGATGCTTTCTTCGCGGTGAAATCGGGTGAGTCTTTGTCGCCTTCTAGGTTTAATAAATGGTGTTGA
- the LOC111809999 gene encoding peroxisome biogenesis protein 19-2-like — MADHPDDLHELLDSALDDFQKFDLSPSVSRSGDGAESRAVLPSGVQGLGMGLPDLRSKKKGKQKVSKESHVSEALDKLREQTREAVKGLESVTGPKPGVEDFGKDALMEDWVKQFEEMAGSQDMESIVETMMQQLLSKEILHEPMKEIGERYPKWLEEHKASLSKEEYERYSQQYVLIKDLNIVYEREPDNFSKIVELMQKMQECGQPPNDIVQELAPDFDLTNLAQLSPEMLESQANCCIM, encoded by the exons ATGGCCGACCATCCTGATGATTTACACGAACTTCTTGATA GTGCTTTGGACGATTTTCAGAAATTCGACCTTAGTCCTTCCGTTTCGAG AAGTGGAGATGGGGCGGAGAGTAGGGCGGTTCTCCCTTCTGGGGTTCAAGGTTTAGGGATGGGTTTGCCTGACCTAAGGAGCAAGAAAAAAGGGAAGCAAAAAGTTTCGAAGGAATCGCATGTCTCTGAGGCTCTTGATAAGCTCAGAGAACAGACCAGAGAGGCTGTGAAGGGGCTTGAATCAGTGACTGGTCCTAAACCTGGTGTTGAAGATTTTGGTAAAGATGCTTTGATGGAAGATTGGGTGAAGCAGTTCGAGGAGATGGCTGGCTCTCAG GACATGGAATCCATTGTTGAGACCATGATGCAACAACTTTTATCCAAAGAGATCCTCCATGAACCCATGAAAGAAATAGGAGAAAGATATCCCAAGTGGTTGGAGGAGCATAAAGCAAGTTTGAGCAAAGAAGAATACGAACGCTACTCTCAGCAATACGTACTGATAAAAGATCTCAACATCGTGTACGAACGTGAACCCGACAACTTCAGTAAAATCGTTGAGCTCATGCAGAAAATGCAAGAATGTGGTCAGCCACCAAATGACATCGTGCAAGAACTGGCACCTGATTTCGACTTAACGAATCTTGCACAACT ATCTCCAGAGATGTTGGAGTCTCAGGCAAATTGTTGTATAATGTGA